A single window of Coffea eugenioides isolate CCC68of chromosome 7, Ceug_1.0, whole genome shotgun sequence DNA harbors:
- the LOC113777358 gene encoding nucleolar and coiled-body phosphoprotein 1-like produces MVRIRGGSTSAGRSFRLRDEDIEIVDPPPVAPKKKKMTRGGKVKQTAQRKLVTPTAESSDEQMEGQISEGNIAGENEEPEQATQGDETVTRSSSKRKRTAKGKRTPQSKKKQSADPSVDQQNEENTTESQPTPEPSIRKSPRTRTETQNVGASATQTSKGTRSGKNPVSQPVPEPVPLPKFIDDEARDRFDTDSRRKLSYGRFLTPIFAHFEIPFSGKSPKDSVSSVFSKAYFERKNLKFFDGHWCYKETVAESRRKNLHETPVTPRTPHDQSGYVSPFTMHPRKSANGLMMTMTSAQQSSFLEKRNLLVPPIPETNETAHQKEPRSEPTGPTTGNETTPASSSQPKDKDKAPVTEEAYEDDDEETEEEEDPEQYRLTRRRPGSSKITI; encoded by the exons ATGGTTAGAATTAGGGGAGGATCTACTAGTGCCGGACGGTCTTTTAGGCTTAGggatgaagacattgaaattGTTGATCCACCTCCTGTGGcacctaaaaagaagaaaatgaccCGTGGTGGCAAAGTAAAGCAGACTGCCCAAAGAAAATTAGTTACTCCAACTGCTGAATCATCTGATGAACAAATGGAAGGGCAGATCTCTGAAGGGAACATTGCTGGTGAAAATGAGGAACCAGAGCAGGCTACCCAAGGTGATGAAACTGTCACAAGGTCTTctagtaaaagaaaaaggactGCAAAGGGGAAGAGAACTCCCCAATCCAAGAAAAAGCAATCTGCTGATCCCTCTGTTGATCAGCAGAATGAAGAAAACACTACTGAGAGTCAGCCAACACCTGAACCCTCCATTAGGAAGTCTCCAAGGACAAGGACTGAGACTCAAAATGTTGGTGCATCTGCCACTCAAACCTCAAAAGGGACACGTTCTGGGAAGAATCCAGTATCTCAGCCTGTACCTGAACCCGTTCCTCTACCAAAGTTCATCGATGATGAAgccagagacagatttga CACTGATAGTCGTAGGAAGCTTTCCTATGGCAGATTTCTGACCcctatttttgctcattttgAAATACCCTTTTCTGGCAAATCTCCAAAAGACAGTGTTTCATCAGTTTTctcaaaagcttattttgaaagaaagaacCTAAAATTTTTTGATGGTCATTGGTGCTACAAGGAGACTGTGGCCGAGTCTAGAAGAAAAAACTTGCATGAAACCCCTGTCACTCCTAGAACTCCCCATGATCAGTCAGGCTATGTTTCTCCTTTCACCATGCATCCTAGAAAGTCTGCCA atggtctcatgatgaccatgaccTCTGCCCAACAATCCTCTTTCCTTGAAAAAAGGAATCTTCTTGTGCCCCCTATACCTGAGACAAATGAGACTGCTCATCAGAAAGAACCAAGATCTGAGCCCACAGGGCCAACTACTGGTAATGAGACCACACCAGCTTCCAGCTCTCAGCCCAAGGATAAAGACAAGGCTCCAGTAACTGAAGAAGcatatgaagatgatgatgaagaaactgaggaagaagaggacCCTGAACAATATCGTCTGACCAGGAGGAGGCctggatcatctaaaatcacCATCTAG